GGAAAAATGGcggttttgagggggaaaagggtgttttgaggggaaaaaggtgagttttgaggggaaaaagggggttttgaggggaaaaggggggttttgaggggaaaaaggtgagttttgaggggaaaaagggggttttgaggggaaaaggggggttttgaggagaaaaaggggggggtTGAGGAGAACAAGGGggttttgaggagaaaaagggggttttgagggggaaaaggggggttttgaggggaaaatgggggttttgaggggaaaaagagggatttgaggggaaaaatgggggaTTTGATGGAAAAATGGGGGATTTGATGGAAAAAtgggggatttgaggggaaaaagagggtttttgaggggaaaaagggtttttgaggggaaaaagagggtttttgaggggaaaaaggattttgaggggaaaaagagggtttttgaggggaaaaagggtttttgaggggaaaaagagggtttttgaggagaaaaaggggcttttgaggggaaaaaaggggggacttgaggggaaaagggggattttaggggaaaaaggggggacttgaggggaaaagggggattttgaggggaaaaatggtgggtttgagggaaaaaagggggatttgcggggaaaaggggggttttgaggggaaaaatggtggttttgagggaaaaaaagggggatttaaagggggaaaaggggggttttgagggggaagagCGGGGTGGGatttgaggtgaacagggggcTTTGTCCCCTCACCCATGAGCCGCGGGCGCGGCAGGTCCAGCCGCTCCATCAGCTCCACGAAGGCCTCGGGGCTCAGCGTCAGGCGGGGGTTGTGGCGTCGCTCCTCGCCCACCGTGGACACCGagtgccctggggggggggggggggggcggcgtcacccccaaacccacaattggccccccccccccgccccataaGTGACCTTCAAACCCCCATTTTCCGCCTTTCAGGGTCCTTTAACCCCCCCCGAGCTCCTCTAAgaagcacccccagccccataagtgacccccccagacccacaagTGACCCTCAActacccccacagccccccaactgccccccagttcctctcccagcccccaaactgcccccagttgttcccccagccccacaactgccacccccagcccccccagttgcccccacagccccccaactgcccccagttgccccccagcccctcaagtGCCCCCTAAGTATCCCCCAGTTgcccttcccagccccccaactgcccccagTCACCCCCTAGGctccccaactgccccccaattaccccctagccccccaagtgcccctcccagccccccaactgcccccagTCACCCCCCAGGctccccaactgccccccaattaccccctagccccccaagtgcccctcccagccccccaactgcccccagTCACCCCCCAGGctccccaactgccccccaattaccccctagccccccaagtgcccctcCCAGgcccccaactgcccccagtcaccccccaggacccccaactgccccccaagtgcccctcccagccccccaactgccccccaagtACCCCCCTAGCCCCCCAAcagccctcccagcccccccagttgcccctcccagccctccaactgcccccagtccccctccagggccccccaactgccccccaagtcccccccccaccccccaactgccccccccgagccccccaccGCTGTAGTCGTGCGCGGGGTAGACCAGGCAGCTGTCGGGGAGGGTGAAAATCTTCTCGTGCACCGAGCGGTACAGGGTGCGGGGGCAGCCTGGGGGGTGTTACCATGGCAACCAGTCACCATGGCAACcggcacccccccccccccaccccagtatctcccagtgccctccccatccaccccagtgcctcccagtgccccttagagcccctccagtccctcccagtgccattTGGAGCCCCCCCTAGTCTCTCCCAGTGCCATTTCgagcccccccagtccctcccagtgccatttggagcccccccagtccctcccagtgccacttagacccccccactccctccagtctctcccagtgccaCTTAGAGCTCTCCCATtccttcccagtcccctccaatgcctcccagtgccccttagagacctcccagtctctcccactGCCCCTTAGTGCCCTCCTAGTCTCTCCCAGTGCCACTTAaagccctcccagtcccccccagtcccctccaatgcctcccagtgccccttaCTGCCCCCCCAGTCTCTCCTAGTGCCACTTAAAGCCCtaccagtccctcccagtccctcccagtgcaaCTTAGAGCTCTCCCACTCCTTCCTAGTCCCCTCCAATGCCTCCCACTCCCCCTAGTGCCCCCCCActccatcccagtgccacctAAAGCCCCTCCAGTCCCTTCCAGTGCCATTTCGAGCCCCCCttgtccctcccagtctctcccagtgccaCTTAGAGCTCTCCCActccatcccagtgccacctaaagcccccccagtccctcccagtgccatttggagcccccccagtccctcccagtgccatttggagccccccagtccctcccagtgccattTGGAGCccctccagtgcctcccagtgccatttggagcccccccagcccctcccagtgccatttggagccccccagtccctcccattGCCATTTCgagcccccccagtccctcccagtgccatttggagcccccccagtccctcccagtgccatctggagcccccccagtccctcccagtgcccccagtggcACCCTGCTGGAAGTCGGTGCGGCCGCAGCCGCGGATGAGCAGGGCGTCCCCGGTGAAGGCCGCGGAGGCGTCGTCGAGGACGAAGGTCAGACAGCCGGGGGTGTGCCCGGGGCTGGCGCGGGCCTGCAgcgcctgggggggggggccgggacCCTCAGGGACCCCTCCGGGTCCCCCAAGACCCCTCGagggacccccagggcccctcaGAGCTCCCCAAGACCCCTccagtgacccccaaacccctctagatcccaccgggacccctctagggagccccaaacccctctagagacaccccaggacccctctaagGAACCCCAGGACCTATCAGGGACCcctaaacccctctagggacacccaggacccccctagaggcccccaggacccatttaaGGACGTCCATGCTCTGTctggagcccccccaaatccctctagagcccccaagcccctctagaaccccccaaacccctttagagtcccccaaacccctctagggagccccaggacccctctagaggcccccaggacccatttaaGGACGTCCATGCTCTGtctggagcccccccaaacccctctagagccccccaaacgCCTACAGAacctcccaggacccctctcgagccccccaaacccctctaaagcccccccaaacccctctagggaacCCCAGGACCCCTACAGAACCCTCCACGAcccctctaaagccccccaaacccctctagagctGCCCCAAGcccctctaaagccccccaaacccctctagagtcccccaaacccctctagaaccccccaaGCCCCTACAGAactccccaggacccctctagaacccccccaaacccctctagagttccccaaacccctctaaagcccccaaacccctcgaaaccccctcccaacccctctaaagccccccagacccctctagagcaccccaggagccctctagaaccccccaaacccctacaGAACTccctaggacccctctagaacccTCCCAAACCCCTTTAGagtcccccaaacccctctaggggaccccaggacccctctagagccccccaaacccctctaaagacccccaaAGCCCTCTAGGGAACGCCAGGACCCCTCCAAAGCCCTccaaacccctctagagccctccaaACTCCTCTAGAGTccccccaggagccctctagagccccctcaaacccctctagagtcccccaaacccctctagggaatCCCAGGACCCCTACagaaccccccaggacccctctagagccccccaaacccctctaaagcccccccaggagccctctagagcccccccaaacccctctagagtcccctgaacccctctagggaaccccaggagccctctagagcaccccaaacccctacAGAACTCCCCAGaacacctctagagccccctcaaacccctctagagtcccccaaacccctctagggaacCCCAGGACCCCTACAGAACCCCCctggacccctctagagccccccaaacccctctaaagcccccccccaagccctctAGGgaaccccaggacccctctagagaacctcaggaaccctctaaagccccGCAAacccctctaaagccccctaaacccctctagagccccccagacccctctagagtcccccaaaacccctctagagtcccccaaacccctctagggaaccccaggacccctctagagaacctcaggaaccctctaaagccccGCAAacccctctaaagccccctaaacccctctagagccccccagacccctctagaatcCCCCGAaacccctctagagtcccccaaacccctctagggaaccccaggacccctctagagccccccaagctcctctaaagccccccaaaaccctctagGGAACCCCAGAACCCCTAcaggaccccccaggacccctctagaaccccccaaAGCCCTCTAGGgaaccccaggacccctctagagccccccaagctcctctaaagccccccaaaaccctctagggaaccccaggacccctctagagccccccccgacctctctagagtcccccatACCCCTCTAGGGAACCCCAGGACCCCtacagagccccccaggacccctctagagtcccccaaAGCCCTCTaggggaccccaggacccctctaaaGCCCCCGTCCCCGTCTCACGAAGGCCCCGAAGCGGAGCTCGTCCCCGTCGCTCAGGAGGACGTCGGCGCGGGCGCCGCTGGCGCGGGAGATGGCCGAGCGGCAGCCCAGGGCGCGGCGCAGAGCCCCCGAGCCCGTGACGTGGTCGGCGTGGCAGTGGGTGTTCACTGaagggggggacacaggggtcACCTCCCCCCTCAAAcggcacccaggacccccccttccccctttaGAGGGGAGCCAGGACCCCCCTCCACCTTATAGAGGATCCAAAATCACCCCCCAACCCATAGAGGGGGACTTTGGGGGGGGAGTCTGGGGTTTCTTGGGAATTATGAGGGTttctgggggtctggggggtccctggggggtgTTCCTGGGGCTCCCTGGGAATTCTGGGGGTCCCTTTGGGGGTCCCCACCGGCGTATCGCAGGCGCAGGCCCAGCTCGCGCAGCAGCCGCGTGTCTCGCGCCACCGTCTCGAGCACGGGGTCGATGAGGACGGCGTCGCCCGAGCTCGCGTCCGCCAGCAGGTACGTGTAGGAGCACGAGGAGGCCTCGAAGAGCTGGGGGGGGAACACGCCGTCACCCCGAAACCCACGGGAACCCCCCCTAcgggcaccccaaaaacccacaaacaccCCAACATCcctcagtttcacaagaaaatacCCAGAAATGcaccaaaaccacctccaaaaTCCCTGTTTCCCACGAAAATACCCAgaaacacccccaaaacccctctgtttcccaaaaaaaccacccagaaacacccccaaaatccctctaTTTCCCAAGAAAAGACCcagaaacaccccaaaaccactcaAAACCATCCCAAAACCACTcaaaaacacccccaaatccctgtttcccacaaaaccccccaaaatcacACTATTTCCCTCCAAAATACCCAgaaacaccccaaaaatcccTCTATTTCCCAAGAAAAGACCCAGAAACACCCCAAAAACACTcaaaaacacccccaaaatccctccgATTCCCAAGAAAAGACCcagaaacaccccaaaaccactcaaaaacac
The genomic region above belongs to Phaenicophaeus curvirostris isolate KB17595 unplaced genomic scaffold, BPBGC_Pcur_1.0 scaffold_570, whole genome shotgun sequence and contains:
- the ETHE1 gene encoding persulfide dioxygenase ETHE1, mitochondrial, producing MWSRARIATIATFAAARGFGTGAGGGEGRRLLLRQLFEASSCSYTYLLADASSGDAVLIDPVLETVARDTRLLRELGLRLRYAVNTHCHADHVTGSGALRRALGCRSAISRASGARADVLLSDGDELRFGAFALQARASPGHTPGCLTFVLDDASAAFTGDALLIRGCGRTDFQQGCPRTLYRSVHEKIFTLPDSCLVYPAHDYSGHSVSTVGEERRHNPRLTLSPEAFVELMERLDLPRPRLMGEGTKPP